In Chanodichthys erythropterus isolate Z2021 chromosome 7, ASM2448905v1, whole genome shotgun sequence, a genomic segment contains:
- the rpp25b gene encoding ribonuclease P protein subunit p25b: protein MDLSADPNAQLKQAHAGGFKKVCRVEEDSACPFPGLPAGVLEMRVKEGSKIRNLMGFAMARMQDEARDGAQTGLRQVMFSGSGRAVTKTITCAEIMKRKIAGLHQMTKLQYKGLREVWESQEGGDSEMTIHRTLPSISILLSKDPLDPLEPGYQPPDERNGGETAEKRSIDSSDSLMEPQAKRVCL, encoded by the coding sequence ATGGATCTGAGCGCCGATCCGAATGCCCAGCTCAAGCAGGCACACGCGGGCGGCTTCAAGAAAGTGTGTCGGGTCGAGGAGGACAGCGCGTGTCCGTTCCCCGGGCTGCCCGCAGGTGtgctggaaatgagggtgaagGAGGGCAGTAAAATTCGCAATCTCATGGGTTTCGCCATGGCGCGCATGCAGGACGAAGCCCGGGACGGCGCTCAAACCGGACTGAGACAGGTCATGTTCAGCGGGTCCGGACGGGCCGTCACCAAAACCATCACCTGCGCCGAGATCATGAAGAGGAAGATCGCCGGTCTCCATCAGATGACCAAACTGCAGTACAAGGGCTTACGAGAGGTCTGGGAGAGTCAAGAAGGAGGCGACTCGGAGATGACGATCCACCGAACGCTTCCGTCCATCAGCATCCTGCTCTCCAAAGACCCGCTGGACCCGCTGGAACCGGGCTACCAGCCTCCAGACGAGAGGAACGGAGGAGAGACGGCGGAGAAGCGATCTATAGACTCGTCTGACTCTCTGATGGAGCCGCAGGCGAAGAGAGTCTGTCTCTGA